Proteins from a genomic interval of Pseudomonas asplenii:
- a CDS encoding EscU/YscU/HrcU family type III secretion system export apparatus switch protein: MRNPNTPRQAIALKYDGQQAPTLTAKGDEELAEAILKLARDYEVPIYENAELVKLLARLELGDSIPEELYRTIAVIIAFAWNLKGKMPQGFEPLPGPVEKDVTDRGDDY; this comes from the coding sequence ATGAGAAACCCGAACACCCCACGTCAGGCCATCGCCCTCAAGTACGACGGCCAGCAGGCCCCTACCCTGACCGCCAAGGGCGATGAAGAATTGGCCGAAGCCATCCTCAAGCTGGCCCGCGACTACGAAGTGCCGATCTACGAGAACGCCGAACTGGTGAAACTGCTGGCGCGCCTGGAACTGGGCGACAGTATTCCCGAAGAGTTGTACCGGACCATTGCCGTGATCATCGCCTTCGCCTGGAACCTCAAGGGCAAGATGCCCCAGGGGTTCGAGCCGTTGCCAGGGCCGGTGGAAAAGGACGTGACCGACCGGGGCGACGATTACTGA
- a CDS encoding DUF2802 domain-containing protein, with amino-acid sequence MILEVVVILLVLLWIGTLGVFVVHVRNQQKIAAQQAEGDALRDQRIKELARRVDNFQNGTVRMGEDLHELRAVVAPLPDKLAQLEQRDPSTLSFAQAARLVGMGASIDELTQACGLTQAEAELMSKLHRS; translated from the coding sequence TTGATTCTTGAGGTTGTAGTCATCCTCCTGGTCCTGTTGTGGATCGGGACGCTGGGAGTGTTCGTGGTCCATGTGCGCAACCAGCAGAAAATTGCCGCACAGCAGGCCGAGGGGGATGCGTTGCGTGACCAGCGCATCAAGGAACTGGCCCGCAGGGTCGACAACTTCCAGAACGGCACGGTCCGCATGGGCGAGGATCTGCACGAGTTGCGGGCCGTGGTCGCGCCCCTGCCGGACAAGCTGGCCCAACTGGAGCAGCGCGATCCTTCGACCCTGTCCTTCGCTCAGGCCGCCCGACTGGTCGGCATGGGAGCCAGCATCGACGAACTGACGCAAGCCTGCGGACTGACTCAGGCCGAGGCTGAATTGATGAGCAAGCTGCATCGCAGCTGA
- a CDS encoding chemotaxis protein CheW, whose translation MNKSASSQGSDDPILQWVTFKLDNESYGINVMRVQEVLRYTEIAPVPGAPSYVLGIINLRGNVVTVIDTRQRFGLMPTEVNDNTRIVIIEADKQVVGIMVDSVAEVVYLRQSEVETAPNVGNEESAKFIQDVCNKNGELLILVELDKMMTEEEWSELESI comes from the coding sequence ATGAATAAGTCAGCGTCTTCACAGGGTTCCGATGATCCAATCCTGCAGTGGGTGACGTTCAAACTGGACAATGAGTCCTACGGCATCAATGTGATGCGGGTCCAGGAAGTCCTGCGTTACACCGAAATCGCTCCGGTACCCGGCGCGCCGAGCTATGTGCTGGGGATCATCAACCTGCGCGGCAACGTCGTCACCGTGATCGACACCCGTCAGCGTTTTGGCTTGATGCCGACCGAAGTCAACGACAATACCCGTATCGTCATCATCGAAGCCGACAAGCAAGTGGTCGGGATCATGGTCGACAGCGTGGCGGAAGTGGTTTATCTGCGTCAGTCGGAAGTCGAGACCGCGCCGAACGTCGGCAACGAAGAGTCGGCCAAGTTCATCCAGGACGTCTGCAACAAGAACGGCGAACTGTTGATCCTGGTCGAGCTGGACAAAATGATGACTGAAGAAGAATGGTCCGAGCTGGAGAGCATCTGA
- a CDS encoding CheW domain-containing protein has product MIRPVDIPTRPQLALQSYLDALLQEATEDLPVELAVEPAIAVPLPVEPEPEAVGELDDFQAAVLEEQARDALAAQALAVAPAPVVKAEVPVARVEVPVAEPVAAVLVEPVVEVHLPPVGSPPVPPVEGDGRPHWAAEPFECLLFDVAGLTLAVPLVCLGSIYALAGQELTPLFGQPEWFLGILPSQAGNLKVLDTARWVMPDRYRDDFRQGLQYVISVQGYEWGLAVHQVSRSLRLDPNEIKWRTQRGQRPWLAGTVIEHMCALLDVSELAELIASGAVKQMQLNKPT; this is encoded by the coding sequence ATGATCCGTCCCGTCGACATCCCCACTCGTCCGCAACTGGCACTGCAGTCCTATCTGGATGCATTGCTTCAGGAGGCGACGGAAGACTTGCCGGTGGAGCTCGCGGTAGAACCGGCGATTGCAGTGCCGTTACCGGTCGAGCCCGAGCCAGAGGCGGTTGGCGAACTGGACGACTTCCAGGCTGCGGTTCTGGAAGAGCAGGCCCGCGATGCCTTGGCCGCTCAGGCGCTGGCGGTTGCGCCGGCGCCGGTGGTCAAGGCCGAAGTGCCTGTGGCCCGGGTCGAGGTGCCTGTGGCCGAGCCGGTCGCTGCAGTGCTGGTGGAGCCGGTGGTCGAGGTGCATCTGCCACCCGTCGGCAGTCCGCCGGTGCCGCCGGTCGAGGGCGATGGGCGCCCGCATTGGGCGGCGGAGCCGTTCGAGTGTCTGTTGTTCGACGTCGCCGGGTTGACCCTGGCGGTGCCGCTGGTTTGCCTGGGGTCGATTTATGCCCTGGCCGGACAGGAGTTGACGCCGCTGTTCGGGCAGCCGGAGTGGTTCCTTGGCATCTTGCCGAGCCAGGCCGGCAACCTGAAGGTGCTGGATACCGCGCGCTGGGTGATGCCTGATCGCTATCGCGACGACTTCCGGCAGGGGCTGCAATACGTTATTTCGGTTCAGGGGTATGAGTGGGGGTTGGCGGTACACCAGGTCAGCCGCTCGTTACGCCTGGACCCCAACGAGATCAAATGGCGCACCCAGCGTGGGCAGCGACCGTGGTTGGCCGGCACGGTCATCGAACACATGTGTGCATTGCTCGACGTCTCCGAGCTGGCCGAGTTGATCGCCAGCGGTGCCGTCAAGCAAATGCAATTGAACAAGCCGACATAA